A segment of the Yersinia rochesterensis genome:
GGTGTCAGCGCCGTCCACCCTTGGAATGTTCGGAACATAGAGCACACCGCCGGTGACGGAAACTCTCGCACTTCCGGGCGGCCTTCAGCTGCGAAAGGATCGTATTGTTGCCATTCACCGGAAAACACGTGGCGATAAACATGACGGAAATTTTCATCTAACCAGCGCTCAATTGAGCCACCATCTACATGAGGCGATAGGCCCAAAGATGAGGATTTTGGCGGGCGGCGGCGGGTGCGGTCAGCATAGGTCACGACCTGATTAGCATCAAAGTGTTGCTTGCCATTGCTTTTGGTTTGCCACAGATTATTTAAGAATATCTGCACTGCATTCATGCGCGGATCTTGGCGGGCTTCGACTTGCGGTGTTGACCAGTAAATGCCGTAAATTTGGGGTTTGCTGGCCGCCAGCGTGCCAAAGTAGTTATCTTCCGCAGCATTTTTCAGGCGCTCGACAAAATTATTACGATCCAGATAATTGCCGATCTCACGGTTCCATGCTGCGGCTTTCTCTGTCGGGAACACCCCGAGAATGGCGCAGCAGCCCCGTTTTTTGATTTGTGCTTTCTGTTCGTCGGTGACTTTGCCATTGATAATATCATCGGCATGAATGCGAGGGACCGGATTCTCGCCTTGAGCCAGACTACGGCGGATCTCAGTCACTTGTTGGCGGATATTCTCTTCTACGGCGTGGAAAACCTGCCGATAATTGGGGAGCGCTTGGCGCAATTGTTGCTTCACCGCTTTGATGGCTGCGGGAATATCGTCGATTTGTAATGAAGCCATGATGTTGACTCTCCAATAGCTGTAGGTTGAGGTCGCGGTAAGAAGTTTGCGTTTTACTGAGCATTTGTTTATTTTTTGTTATCTTGAGGTGACATTATTTAAGTAAAATAGAGAAGAATAAAGGGATGAGGTTTTGGCAAAATTTCCTCTTTAATTTTTACCGCTCTTTTTACGATTAACATCTTAAAATTAAAGGAAAAAAAGTGCCTGTGATCCCGATGTTTAGCCACTCCCCCATTTCTTTGCGGACGCCAAGGTTGGTTCTGGATAGCCTTAATGAACAAGATTGGCCGCTATTTTTGCAGCTACATCAAGACCCGGACGTCCAGCACTATATTGCGGACCCGCTGGAAATGGCCGAAATACGCGCCCGTTTTGAGTCACGTGTAATGCCGTGGGAGAAAACCTCCAACCACTGGTTATGTTTGGTTATCCGCGAAAAAGAAAGTGGGCAGGCGATGGGGCTGACGGGTTTTTTGGCGGAATGGTTGCCGCTCCAGCAAGCCGAGGTGGGTTATGCCATCTTGCCCTCTTATCACGGTAAAGGTTTTGCGAAAGAGTCACTGATGGCGGTGCTGGCATTTGGCTTCCAACAATGCCAATTCCATAAGATGAAAGCCACAGTCACCGTGGGAAATCATGCTTCGCGGCGAACGCTGGAGAGTTGTGGTTTCCAATTGGAAGGCACTTTGCGTGATAATTTTCAGCTTGATGGACAGTGGTGTGATGATTGGGTATTGGGGTTATTAGCCGGTGAATGTCCGCCATCGCGCTGAACTCCGATGAGTTGGAAATTTGTTATCAGCCTATCGACAGCTATCAAGCGCTAGGATATGTTTCATGTTAGACCATTTGATGGTCAGCGTCGCTCGGACGGTCCGGGCGCTCACGTATCTTCGAGGAAATTATGGCTGAATCCCCTTCCAAACGTCGTTTTGCCCGTATTGATCGTCTTCCCCCTTATGTTTTCAATATCACTGCTGAGTTGAAAATGGCGGCGCGTCGCCGTGGTGAGGACATCATTGATTTTAGTATGGGTAATCCGGATGGCCCGACGCCGCCGCATATTGTTGAGAAAATGTGCAGCGTCGCGCAGCGTGAAGATACCCACGGCTATTCAACCTCGCGCGGGATACCTCGCTTGCGCAGGGCGATTTCTCGCTGGTATGCGGATCGTTATCAGGTGGATATTGACCCTGAAAGTGAAGCCATTGTCACCATCGGCTCGAAAGAGGGGCTGGCACATTTGATGCTGGCCACATTGGATCACGGTGATACCGTGTTGGTGCCCAATCCCAGCTATCCCATTCATATTTATGGTGCGGTGATTGCGGGTGCACAAGTCCGTTCGGTGCCGCTGACTGAAGGTATTGATTTCTTTGGTGAACTGGAACGCGCCATTCGTGAAACCATTCCAAAACCGAAAATGATGATCCTTGGTTTCCCGTCTAACCCAACGGCGCAATGTGTGGAGCTGGACTTTTTTGAGCGCGTAGTGGCGTTGGCAAAGCAATATGATGTGCTGGTGGTGCATGATTTGGCCTATGCCGACATTGTATATGATGGCTGGAAAGCGCCATCAATCATGCAAGTGCCGGGGGCGAAAGACATTGCGGTCGAATTCTTTACCTTATCTAAAAGCTACAATATGGCGGGTTGGCGCATTGGTTTTATGGTCGGTAACCCCGAACTGGTCAATGCATTGGCGCGAATTAAGAGCTATCACGATTACGGCACCTTTACCCCATTGCAGGTAGCAGCCATTGCTGCGCTGGAAGGGGATCAACAGTGCGTGCGTGATATCGCCGAACAATACCGCCAGCGCCGTAACGCCTTGGTTCGTGGGTTGCACGAAGCGGGTTGGATGGTCGAGAATCCAAAAGCATCAATGTATGTTTGGGCGAAAATTCCCGAACCTTATGCTCATTTAGGATCGCTGGAATTCGCCAAGCGCTTGCTATCTGATGCAAAAGTCTGTGTCTCGCCGGGGATTGGATTCGGAGATTATGGTGATACCCATGTCCGTTTCGCTCTGATTGAGAATCAGGACAGGATCCGCCAGGCGGTGCGCGGGATTAAAAGTATGTTCCGTGCTGATGGTTTGCTGAAACCGGGGAAATCCACTCCGGGGGAAACGGTTTAATCCGTTAGCGATTTTTAGCGGCGTATACACTTATTCTGGCAGGTGGCTTAGACCTTCAGTCAGAATAAAAACACTTTTTCACTCTATTACCCATCCATTCTTCATGTTCTCTTCATCTGTTTACACCATGCTTATGATTAATTGAGTTATTTCAGTGGAGTGTGCGGCTATGAGAAATCGCTATTCATTACCTCAGATAACCTTACATTGGCTAACGTTATTGATGATCATTTTGACCTATGCGGCGATGCTACTCAGTGACTCGGTACCTGATGAAGATAGAACCTTGGTGAAAAACCTGCATTTCAATTTTGGTATTTCTGTCTGGTTACTCATGCTGGTGCGGCTCTGGCTGCGGCATCAAAATGTGACACCGGCGATCACGCCCAAATTACCGGATTGGCAGCTATTAGGGGCGCATATTTTACATTGGTGCCTGTATTTGATGTTTTTATCATTGCCAATATTGGGGGTTTTGGCGCAGGCCTATGGAGGAAAAACGTGGTTCTTGCTCGGTTGGCAAGTTCCACAGTGGGTAACACCCAATGATGATGCGCGGGTGTATCTCAAGCAAACCCATGAGTTAATTGCTAATTTAGGATACTTTGTGATTGGGGCGCATGCGTTGGCGGCACTTTATCATCATTATATCCGCCGTGATGATACTTTGCGTAGAATGATGCCGGGGGAATGATGTGAACCCTAAAGTGATAAAGGGCGCAAATGCGTCCTTTATACGATGTCAGGTAGTGAATATCTCAGCCGATGATTATTCGACCATCATCATGAAAGTGCCAACCCAAACCACCAACATAATTGAGATACCCATAAAGAAATACTTCATTGACCACTCCTCCTTGGAGCCACCTCGCCAGACTGAGTCACTCAGCCACTTCTGCGAGTCAATGGCGCTAATGTAATCCCAATAGAGAGCGATTTTCAATACTGTAACTTTATGCATCAGATCACATTTTTGTACAAAAACAGTAATGAATGTTAGTCAATGTATTGAAGTGTGAAGCTATTAACGTTTTTTTTAAATTATCGCCTAATAACAATTTGTTACTCTCTTGACTCAAATTTAAGCGATAACGGGAGCGTCAGCGTTATTTTTAGATTTTTCTTACTGCCACATCCGCTTCAAAGCCCAGTAAATAAAGGGCTTGTTCCAGAGCTTCAACCTTCGAGGCGTAATACACATCCAGCAGGCGATCCATCTGAGCAGCATTTAGGCTCAGTTTGCGCGCCATATCGGCTTTGCGGGTTTGGGTGGTGAGCATAGCATTGTGCAATTCTGCTTTCAGGCGCACTAAAATAGGCACGTGAATAGCAATATCACCCGATTGCAACGCTGACGGGGCAGGGACAGGGCGCTGTTCTTCTATTTGTGTGGCAATGCCATTTTTAATACCGTCTTGAGCTTCTAACTCTATGTCGTCGACCGAGTAAGTCACTGAACCTGATTCTGGAAAGTCGCGATAATGAATATGATATTCGCCGCTGACTTCATCATGGGTATAGCTGGCTGGGTAATGTTGCACGGTGTAGCTCCTGTGGGAACAAGGTACTTCAAGATGCGGACATTGTACTGGCATCAGCAATGCGGGGTTACTTATTTAGTGCATTCATCCAAATGAGGTGTATTTAGCGCGAGTTCAGGGCAAGCATTTTTTCAGGATACGAGCGTAATGAATGCCTAAAAATACAGATGGAAACTTATAATCAATTGGGCTAATAGAAGCTAAAATAATAAGTGATGAAACAAACTGTTTTTAAATAAAAATATGTTTTACTTATTAAGCTAACTCTCCCTGTAAGTCATTTTTTTAAATATTTTTAAACGCATTTCGTTTCTGCTACTATTCTTCGCGGATAAAAACATTCGCGGATAAAAATGCCTTAAAATCAAAATAAATTAACTATACCTTTGTTTTTATGGTATTTTTATTGGTTTTTCCTCTCTGGGAATACTGTTTGTTTTAAATGAAGTTAACGGTATGTTATTTATTCCTCCCAGCTATGCTTCTAATCTTTTTTTGAGAATATTTAATTTATGATGAAAAAAACACTTTGGGCTGTCGCCCTAATCACGACCACTTTATTGAGTGGATGCGCGACAGAATCCTCTCGTTCGTTGGAAGTGGCAAAAGTTGCCTCTTATGGCACGCAATATAATGGCCCTCGCAGCCCTATTTCAGTGGGTAAATTTGACAATCGTTCAAGCTATATGAACGGAATTTTCTCTGATGGTGTGGATCGCTTGGGAAATCAGTCAAAAACTATTTTGGTGACGCACTTGCAACAAACTGGCCGCTTTAATGTATTAGAGCGTACCAATATGGAAGAGTTGAAAAACGAAGCCGCCATTTCTGGGAAAAGCCAGCAGTTGAAAGGGGCAACCTATGTTGTCACCGGCGATGTGACTGAGTTTGGCCGCAAAGAAACGGGTGACCGCCAACTATTTGGTATTTTAGGTCGTGGTAAATCTCAGGTGGCTTATGCCAAAGTGAATCTGAATATTGTTAATGTTAATACCTCAGAAGTGGTGTTCTCTTCACAGGGCGCGGGTGAGTATGAACTGTCTAACCGTGAAATTATTGGTTTTGGCGGCACGGCAAGTTACGACTCAACCTTGAATGGCAAAGTATTGGATTTAGCCATTCGGGAAGCGGTTAATAATTTAGTCACTGGCATTGAATCAGGGGCATGGCAGCCTGCGAAATAAATCTTAATAATGAGTATGGATACTGCAAAATGAAATTGACACAAAAGATGTCTTTGCTATTAGCCGCCGCTGTACTGGCAGGCTGTGCCACGGCACCGAAACCGATTTATCACTGGGATAATTACCAAGCGACGGTTTATCAATACTATAAATCCGATGCCAGCCCTGAGCAGCAAATTGCTGCCTTAAAAGAGAGTATTGAAAAGTCACGCGCTAAAGGTTTGCCAGTCCCCCCTGGTTTACATGCACATCTGGGCATGCTGTATGGCAATACTGGGCATACAGACTTGGCGATGGCTGAATTTAACACGGAGAAGTCGACATTCCCTGAGTCTGCGCCGTTTATGGATTTCTTAATGAGCAAGGATAAAGGGGCATTTAAATGAAATCTATTTTTGCGATATGTGCTGTCATGATGGCGCTGTTATTGACCGGTTGCGCCAAGCCAGTACATCAGGACTATTCTGCGTTTAAGCAAAGCAAACCGCGGAGTATTTTGGTGCTACTGCCACAAAACCAGTCACCTGAAGTAGAAGCCAGCCATGGCGTGTTGTCTCAGGTTACTTACCCGTTATCTGAAGCAGGTTACTATGTGTTGCCCGTCGCCGTCGTTGAAGAGACCTTTAAACAAAATGGCATGACCAATGCGGGCGATATCAATGCAGTCAGCCCTGCTAAGCTCCACAAAATCTTTGGTGCTGATGCGGTGCTGTACATAACCATCGTCCAATATGGCACTTCATATCAGATAATTACCAGTGACACCCGTGTAACGGCGAATGCAAAATTGGTTGATTTAAAAACGGGTAAATTGCTGTGGAGTGGCAGTGCTACTGCATCCAGTAATGAAGGGGACAGCTCCTCTGGTGGCGCTATTGGTATGTTGGTTCAGGCGGCGGTCTCTCAGATTGTCAATACCATGACTGACAAAAGCCATGATATTGCCGGTATAACCAGCGTCAGAATGCTTTCGGCTGGAACGCCAAATGGTATTTTGTATGGCCCGCGCTCCCCGCAATACGGTAAAGATGGCAATTAAGTATTTTTAGCCCCATGCCCCTGAAGTTATCGGGGGCATTTGTTGGTTTCCCAATAGCATCCAATTTAATCCCTTACTCTCTAGCTTGTTAATGCCATCTCCAGTGCCATTGCCGGGCACTTAACCACACATTCACCGCAGCCATCGCACAGTTCATCAACTAAAATTGGAGGCTGGTTGATCCGCCAGACTAGCGCTTGTTTTTCACAATAATCGGCGCAACTGTCACAATAGATATAAGTATTCTGGCAGGGATTTTTTATTACCGGATGAGGGTGACTTGCCGGTGATGAGTCGCTAGCCGCCCCTTTTAATAAGCCACGAAATAGCCCCCGGCGGCTAATAACCCGACTTTCCATATAGGCTTTATAGTAGCGTTCGTCTCTATTCATCGATTTTTTTTATCACCGATATAGCTCATAGGGATGGGGGAATAAACCCAATTTCAGTTGCAGGGTTTTTAGGTAACACTCGGTAATCTCAGCTAAAAGCGGATAAACCTGATGCTCGAGCTGTGCATTTTTGACCAGCTCAAGATAGCGGTAGGCCCAGGGTAGCAGGTGCTCGGTGAGCAGCATTATTGCCGCGTCAGTTGGCTGTTGCTGAGTTAAATGTGGCTGTTCAATGAGATGCACCAAAGCCAAAAGCATTAACCCAAACTGGTCTTCCGGCTCATGAATAGCACTCTGACTTGCCAGCCCTAATGTTGATAGAAATTCACGATATTGCAGGGTGCTGGTGCCCATCAGAATATTTTCTTTATCCAGATAAACTGACCCCCACGGCGGCGCGGGCATTTCACCTTGCCCCTCAAACAGCACTGAGAAGTCATATTCCAATTGTTCTGGTGAAATATCAGGTATCTGTTGGCAGCAGCGGGCAATGTTGGCCGGGTGGGGCCATGGGAAAAGATCTTTTATTTGTGGCAGCAATGGCCAGAGACGCCGCACTGTATCGGACTGCGGGGGATAGTAAAAACATGCGCCGAGAATGCGTGGTAAGGTGGTGTTTAATAACGTCAAAATCTTCTCTCTCCTGGC
Coding sequences within it:
- a CDS encoding DUF799 domain-containing protein, producing the protein MKSIFAICAVMMALLLTGCAKPVHQDYSAFKQSKPRSILVLLPQNQSPEVEASHGVLSQVTYPLSEAGYYVLPVAVVEETFKQNGMTNAGDINAVSPAKLHKIFGADAVLYITIVQYGTSYQIITSDTRVTANAKLVDLKTGKLLWSGSATASSNEGDSSSGGAIGMLVQAAVSQIVNTMTDKSHDIAGITSVRMLSAGTPNGILYGPRSPQYGKDGN
- a CDS encoding DUF1479 domain-containing protein, whose amino-acid sequence is MASLQIDDIPAAIKAVKQQLRQALPNYRQVFHAVEENIRQQVTEIRRSLAQGENPVPRIHADDIINGKVTDEQKAQIKKRGCCAILGVFPTEKAAAWNREIGNYLDRNNFVERLKNAAEDNYFGTLAASKPQIYGIYWSTPQVEARQDPRMNAVQIFLNNLWQTKSNGKQHFDANQVVTYADRTRRRPPKSSSLGLSPHVDGGSIERWLDENFRHVYRHVFSGEWQQYDPFAAEGRPEVREFPSPAVCSMFRTFQGWTALTPQRPHAGTLNVIPIANAMAYILLRALQDDVADDDLCGAAPGRALSASEQWHPLLMEAISPIPDLEAGDTVFWHCDVIHSVENEHHGEFDSNVMYIAAAPGCEKNAAYLPRQLASFIDGRSPPDFAADDFEVDFTGRATVDNLTDIGRQQLGMTK
- a CDS encoding TorD/DmsD family molecular chaperone encodes the protein MTLLNTTLPRILGACFYYPPQSDTVRRLWPLLPQIKDLFPWPHPANIARCCQQIPDISPEQLEYDFSVLFEGQGEMPAPPWGSVYLDKENILMGTSTLQYREFLSTLGLASQSAIHEPEDQFGLMLLALVHLIEQPHLTQQQPTDAAIMLLTEHLLPWAYRYLELVKNAQLEHQVYPLLAEITECYLKTLQLKLGLFPHPYELYR
- a CDS encoding GNAT family N-acetyltransferase — protein: MFSHSPISLRTPRLVLDSLNEQDWPLFLQLHQDPDVQHYIADPLEMAEIRARFESRVMPWEKTSNHWLCLVIREKESGQAMGLTGFLAEWLPLQQAEVGYAILPSYHGKGFAKESLMAVLAFGFQQCQFHKMKATVTVGNHASRRTLESCGFQLEGTLRDNFQLDGQWCDDWVLGLLAGECPPSR
- a CDS encoding CsgG/HfaB family protein codes for the protein MMKKTLWAVALITTTLLSGCATESSRSLEVAKVASYGTQYNGPRSPISVGKFDNRSSYMNGIFSDGVDRLGNQSKTILVTHLQQTGRFNVLERTNMEELKNEAAISGKSQQLKGATYVVTGDVTEFGRKETGDRQLFGILGRGKSQVAYAKVNLNIVNVNTSEVVFSSQGAGEYELSNREIIGFGGTASYDSTLNGKVLDLAIREAVNNLVTGIESGAWQPAK
- the ypdK gene encoding membrane protein YpdK, whose translation is MKYFFMGISIMLVVWVGTFMMMVE
- a CDS encoding DUF4810 domain-containing protein, with product MKLTQKMSLLLAAAVLAGCATAPKPIYHWDNYQATVYQYYKSDASPEQQIAALKESIEKSRAKGLPVPPGLHAHLGMLYGNTGHTDLAMAEFNTEKSTFPESAPFMDFLMSKDKGAFK
- a CDS encoding 4Fe-4S binding protein; this encodes MNRDERYYKAYMESRVISRRGLFRGLLKGAASDSSPASHPHPVIKNPCQNTYIYCDSCADYCEKQALVWRINQPPILVDELCDGCGECVVKCPAMALEMALTS
- the alaC gene encoding alanine transaminase; its protein translation is MAESPSKRRFARIDRLPPYVFNITAELKMAARRRGEDIIDFSMGNPDGPTPPHIVEKMCSVAQREDTHGYSTSRGIPRLRRAISRWYADRYQVDIDPESEAIVTIGSKEGLAHLMLATLDHGDTVLVPNPSYPIHIYGAVIAGAQVRSVPLTEGIDFFGELERAIRETIPKPKMMILGFPSNPTAQCVELDFFERVVALAKQYDVLVVHDLAYADIVYDGWKAPSIMQVPGAKDIAVEFFTLSKSYNMAGWRIGFMVGNPELVNALARIKSYHDYGTFTPLQVAAIAALEGDQQCVRDIAEQYRQRRNALVRGLHEAGWMVENPKASMYVWAKIPEPYAHLGSLEFAKRLLSDAKVCVSPGIGFGDYGDTHVRFALIENQDRIRQAVRGIKSMFRADGLLKPGKSTPGETV
- a CDS encoding cytochrome b; this translates as MRNRYSLPQITLHWLTLLMIILTYAAMLLSDSVPDEDRTLVKNLHFNFGISVWLLMLVRLWLRHQNVTPAITPKLPDWQLLGAHILHWCLYLMFLSLPILGVLAQAYGGKTWFLLGWQVPQWVTPNDDARVYLKQTHELIANLGYFVIGAHALAALYHHYIRRDDTLRRMMPGE